TTCTCCCGGTGACAGCCCGGTTAAAGATGTCCAAAAGGTCATGGACAAGTCATGTAATTGTCGCTGCCAAGATCCATTACCTGATGGTTTAATAACAATTTGCCTTGCCCATCCCCCTTTCTTTGTTTACTGTTAGTCACATCGATGGTGATTGGTCAGGTGACTCCTGATTGAATCGATAAGGCGGCAGAACCCCGCCAAAAGCGGTGAGTCAAAGGAAGGATACTGCCGGTAACCCCCCCTAGGCGGTGTGACGCGGGAAGATTCGAGTATGAGCTAGAAGGTTCGATAGGCAGCACAAGGGACAGCTTGGGCTTCAGGAACAGGCATAACTAAGAGTAATTGCCCCAGATTGAGTCAGGCTCTGGGAGATCGAGAGCAGTATAAGAAAACTTTTGAAAGTGATGATCGTGTGCCTGTTGAGACTATAGAATCCTCAGTCTTCTGCAGATCGTACGTGCCCAAAACTgtcaggaagaaaaaaaaatctgACTGACCGCTTGACGACACAGAAGAACCCACGTTTGACCCTAGCCACAGCTCATCCGCTTATCACCACGCCCGATAGCAGTGGCGCTTTTGCAAAATCTCCCCTCTTCGCTCTTTTCTTGCTTAGGATCTTCCAACGTTTCCCTCCAACCTCAATATAGACAACATCCTCCGCTCAACACCTCCCCGCACCATTCCCCCCTCTCTTACGGTCCGATTTATAATCATCGCCTAATTTATCCACACAATGAGTGTCGTCGGTATCGATTTCGGTGCCCAGAGCACCAAGGTTGGTGTTGCACGGAACAAGGGTATTGATATTGTGCGTATATGCCCCTTGGCTGCATTTGTTCCTTCTTGAATCAATTGCTGGAACAGCTCGCGCTGACGCATTTGTCTATCCACAGATCACCAATGAAGTCTCCAACAGATCCACTCCGTATGTGCAAACTTCCCCATCAGATGTCTGCCCTCATATCGCGGTGCTGACTATATTTTCATTGTAGGACATTGGTCGGATTCGGCACCAGAAGCAGACACATTGGCGAGGGCGCAAAGACACAAGAAATGTCCAACCTGAAGAACACGGTTGGCAATCTCAAGCGTCTCATCGGCCGTTCATTCAACGACCCCGATGTGGAGATTGAGCAGAAGTACACCTCAGCGGCTATCTGTGATGTAAACGGTCAGGCTGGTGTTGAAGTGAGCTACCTcggcaagaaggagaagttcTCGGCGACGCAGCTGGCTGCCATGTACCTCACCAAGATCAGAGACATCACATCCAAGGAGCTGAAGCTCCCTGTCTCCGACGTCACAATCAGCGTTCCCGCTTGGTTCACAGATGCTCAGCGTCGCGCCATGATTGATGCCGGTGAGATTGCCGGTCTCAAGGTTCTGAGACTCATCAACGATACCACTGCTACCGCCCTTGGCTACGGTATCACCAAGCTTGATCTCCCCGGCCCCGAGGAGAAGCCCCGCAGAGTGATGTTTGTCGATATCGGACACAGCGACTACACTGCCTCCGTTGTCGAGTTCAGAAAGGGTGAGCTCAACGTCAAGGCTACCGCCTACGATCGTCACTTTGGTGGTCGTGATTTCGACATAGCCCTCACGGAGCACTTTGCCGATGAgttcaaggagaagttcAAGATTGACGTCCGTTCCAACCCCAAGGCGTATGCCCGTACTGTTGCCGCGgccgagaagatgaagaaggtcCTTTCCGCTAACCCTGCTGCCCCTATGAGCATCGAGTCACTCATGGAAGACGTTGATGTCCGCTCCATCGTCAAGCGCGAGGAGCTCGAAACCATGGTCAAGCCTCTGCTTGAGCGTGTCACCATCCCCATTGAAGAGGCTCTTGCTGAGGCCAAGCTCAAGCCTGAGGACATTGACACGATCGAGATGGTCGGTGGCTGCACCCGTGTCCCAGCTATCAAGGAGGCCATCTCCAAGTTCTTCGGCAAGACCCTGTCCTTCACCCTCAACCAGGACGAGGCCATTGCTCGTGGTTGCGCCTTCAGCTGtgccatcctctcccccGTCTTCCGTGTCCGTGACTTCTCCGTGCACGACATTGTCAACTACCCCATCGAGTTCACATGGGAGCAGTCGGCCGACATCCCCGACGAGGACACTAGCCTCACTGTCTTTAACCGTGGCAACGTCATGCCATCAACCAAAATCCTCACATTCTACCGCAAGCAGCCTTTCGATTTGGAGGCTCGCTACGCTAAGCCCGACATGCTTCCTGGCAAGATCAACCCTTGGATTGGCCGCTTCTCCGTCAAGGGTGTCAAGGCTGATGCCAACGACGACTTCATGATCTGCAAGCTCAAGGCTAGACTGAATCTGCACGGTATTCTGAACGTCGAGTCTGGTTACTACGTTGAGGATGTGGAGGTTGAGGAACCCGTTGACGAGGACAAGATGGACACTGATGCTCCCGAGGGCGAGCAGCCCAAGAAGACGCGCAAGGTCAAGAAGCAGGTCCGCAAGGGTGACCTGCCCATCTCCACCGGCACCAACAGTGTTGATCAGACCGTCAAGGAGACCTGGATCGAGCGTGAGAATGCTATGTACATGGAGGACAAGTTGATTGCCGAGAccgacgagaagaagaacgagcTCGAGTCGACCATCTACGAGCTTCGTGACAAGATCGACGGCGTCTATGCCGAGTTTGCcagtgaggaggagaaggacaagCTGCGTGCCAAGCTGACCGATATGGAGGTGAGTACAATGTCTTGTCCACATACAGGACGCAGGAACTCGAAGCTAACGCGCTACGTAGGACTGGCTCTacgaggagggcgaggacaCTACCAAGTCCGTCTACGTTGCcaagctggatgagatccGCTTCATCGCTGGTCCCATCGTCCAGCGgtacaaggagaagatcgaggccGAGCGCCAGGCTATCCTGAAGGcccaggaggaagaggcggcCAAGAAGCGCGCCGAAGAGGAGGCCAAGCgcaaggcggaggaagaggccaagaaggcggaggagaccaagcctgatgaggagatgaaggatgcTCCCGCAGAAGGCGAGGCGGCCCCCGCTGAgggcgaggagaagcagcagtgaagaagaaaagtCTTTTACCCTTTCGATATCAAATGAGTACGACTCTCGCTTAGAAAGCCTGATGACAATGGCCATGAAACGGTGAAGCAATACATCCGATCCATGATTCTCTTTTCTTGTGAACTTGTTATATCTTCTCTGTTACCTTTCTAGTGTAGAATGTTGTCTTGGTGGTATTGTTTTTACACAACCTACCTAATCATTTTGGCACTGACACTCGCACCACTCGTGGGTGACTGTCGCCATATGGCTTATGATTCATGAGAAAAAGCacacaagaagaagagttaGATATATGAAGCGTGGATAGAGTTCAGGCAGCCAATTTCCTCTCTTGTTttcctcgttttctttcGAGTCCATTCATTGATGTAACCATGTCCGGAGCACATCGTACCTTTTAAGACTCCCGGCTCGGCGTGTCATGTCACTTAACCTTTGCCGGGTCGATCTCGTGTTCTCGTCCACTTTTCTCCGATGAAGTTAGCTCCTCGCGGAATGGCGTCAGGCTTGGATGGCTGAAAATCCGGCGGACCGACTCATCTCACCCTGCCGAACGCAAGGATCTTGGCAGGTGTTTCAAGCATGACTGGCCATTGCGGTCATATTCAACTCGTTACCAGCAAGTCGCAGTTTACGCCTTAAGTCCGGCGACTCCGCCCTATGGGTAGAGAAGCTCGGACTGTGCTGGTGGGTTTTCCTACTAGTCTAGCGGTAATTAGTTGCCATGGGATACACAAAAAAAGGCTTGGAAGCTCAAAGATGAGCATATTCCCTTTTCTTAAATAGTGGCTGATGACTCATGAATTGTTGCCTAGATCTGATAGCAGAAAGGGTACTGCTGTGTTGACCAATTAGGACTTCTGCATAGCCACATCATTATGACTTGCAACTGAGGTGGAACCTGAAACCAGAAAGTGTCCGCCGTCGACAGGGTACTTAACCAGATGTTTCCAGAATCTGCCGTCTCCCGCTCCGGGAGTTGAACAGCAAAGAAGACCACTTGCTCAAGTCACTCGAATCCATGAAACCATTCAACTTAGTTGTTTGCTTTGAAATGCTTTGAAATCGGATTTCAAAACAATCAATGAGAGACCAACTAGATTGCCGGGGATGACTCACGGCGCAAAGCCCCATTGGTCATCGATATGGCGCTGAGTCTGACCGCCGCGATCATTGGCTCTTGGTTTTCCAGGTTCGTCCTCGTATTTGGGGCTTCCGCCAGGCCAGGAAAGTCCTAAACTTATCTAGAGTGGTACCCCGACGGCCGGAAAATTTGGTAATGCAGGCAATCGGCATCTTCTGCGGCCGATGTCCGATGTCAGAATTTCCTGTTAGGGTAAAGACGATCCAGGAGTGGCTCTTTTTCGTATAGGAGATTCACGTTATGGCCAGAGACGGGCGTGAGCCTCCTAAAAAAAAGTTCCTCTGACGTGGGTAAACTGATTCCTCCGTCCCCCGGTCCAGCCCGtaattacggagtagtccATCTGGAGAGGGGGACAGCGAGAAAATTCTGATATAAAATCTCGAGAGCTGTCCTTGTGTAGTCAGTTTGTCAGTTTGCCAGTTTTCGCAATTGAGGTGAACATAAGGTGGAACTTCTggcatctttcttttttcgcTTGGAAGGATCAGTTTGCGCGGATATATCTTACCTTACTCATCGCACCCCGACATAAGCGAGTCAAAATGGCAGCGTCAGCGTCCAGCGTCACGGACGTCGACATCGAGAACGTCCCGAAGGAAAAACTGGACGTCAAAGAAACCGAGAAGGAGCCTGATTTCGAATACCCTGCTCTCTCCAaagtcgtcgtcatcatccttgGTCTGTATCTCGCTGTCTTCCTGGTAGCCCTCGACCAGACCATTATCGGAGTCGCCATCCCCAAGATCACCGATCAGTTCAAGAGTATTGAAGACATTGCCTGGTATGGCAGTGCCTACTTCCTCACATCGACTGCGCTGCAACCGTCGTACGGCCGCATCTATAAGATCTTTAGTGTTGGTTTCCTCCCGTGCTGCATGTGCTGACTACTGGGTCGTTGCTAACGGGTGAGCCTGGATAGGTCAAATGGGCCTTTTTGATAGCCGTCCTCATCTTCGAAATCGGATCGCTCATCTGCGCGGTTGCACCGTCGAGTACCGTTTTGATCGTTGGTCGAGCTATTGCGGGTATCGGTGTTGCGGGTATCTTCTCCGGAGCCATGGTCATCATCTCAGTGACTGGTAGGTCATTCTGCGTATGGGTCTTTGAAAGGAGCACCCATCTGACTCGGATTAGTCCCATTGCCTAAGCGACCTCTTGTGTTTGGTATGTTTGGCATGGTCTGGGGCATTGCCTCGATTGCCGGACCCTTGCTCGGTGGTGCGTTCACCGATGGTGTTTCATGGCGCTGGTGCTTCTATATCAAGTGAGTGGCGCCGCAAGCTAAGCCCTTTCCAGCTtgccagaaaaaaaaatactGACCGCGCTGCAGTCTTCCCATCGGAGGAGTCTCGCTCGCCGTCATCCTGTTTGTCCTCCGACTCCCCGACAAGAACGACTTCTCCGGCAGTCCCATCCTCGAACGGATCCAGCAGCTGGACCTCATAGGCGCCGGTCTACTGATCCCCGCCATCATCTGCCTCTTGCTCGCCTTGCAGTGGGGAGGAAACAAGTACCCCTGGAACAATTCGCGGATCATCGGCCTGTTCGTCGGCTTCGGCGTCATGGCTATCCTCTTTGCATTCTCGCAGGTCAAGTTGGCTGACAAGGCTACCCTGCCCCCGCGCATGTTCAAGAACCGCAGCGTCCTTGCCGCCACGCTCTTTGCTCTGTTCTTCGGCGGTGCTTTCTTCGTCCTGGTCTACTACctgcccatcttcttccagagcgTCAAGGATTCCTCCGCCATGAAGTCCGGCATCCAACTCCTGCCTCTGATGCTAGCCACCGTCGTCTCCTCGATGGTTATGGGCGGCGCCGTCACCGCCGCGGGCTACTACACGCCGTTCCTGATCGGTAGCaccgccatcgccgccatcggAGCCGGTCTCGTCACCATGTACGAGATCGACATCTCCACGGGCAAGTGGATCGGCTACCAGATCGTCCTGGGCGCCGGCGTCGGTGCCGGCTTCCAGATTCCCATGACGGCCGTCCAGACTGTCCTGCCCGCAGAGGATATCCCCATCGGCACGGCGGCGGTCATGTTCTTCCAAACACTGGGCGGCGCGCTGTTCATCGCGGTGGCCCAGTCCGTTTTCCAGAACGGCCTGATCTCCGGGTTGGCCAAGTATGCCCCGACCGTTGACCCGACGGCGATTGTCAAGGCAGGCGCCACGGAGATGAGAACCGTGCTGACCCAACTGGGCCAGTTGGATCAGCTCATGAACGTGATCAAGGCCTACATGGACGGATTGCGGGCTTCATATCGTGTCAGTTTAGCGCTGGTGCTGGTCGCGTTTTTGGCCAGCTTGTTGATGGAGTGGAAGAGCGTCAAGAAAGCGAATAAtggggagaagaaggaagtcaTGGTGGCTGCTATTTAGGTGGTCATCCACagacttttcttttcccgCTGCCTTCTTCATTTTTGCATTCTTCAGACCAAAAAAACATCCATCATAGATTCAGACTGTTAGAACAGCTGGCGGAAATGGGCGGATGGGCATCTTCTTAACTAACGACCCGATTCACGATTTGTACTTAACTATGCACTTCTATTTATACTATACTAATGTCTACTCCACTCGATTTCTCTGTTCCAGACATCTACTCCGAAGCTTCCGGGGATCCAGTTGTAAATGTAAATGGTTTATGCGACGAGTTTGGTGTATAAGGCCATGCATGTCCTGCATTGTGCTCCCTGGATAAAATCGCACCTGGTCTGCCGAGAATTTGTTTGTTCTTTTCCGAGTGCCCAGTGCCCAGAGTCCAAGACAGCCAGTCTACTTCATCCGGCGTACCCAAGGGGTGGAGTCGGTCTTGGCTGCTGCATTACAACTTGATGAGAATCTGAAGGTGACGAACGATGAATAAGATAGACATCTAGATGTGAGAAGCCTTAGAAGGTGATTACCGGTGTTATTAATTGATGACGGTATGGCTGATGGCTGATGGTATCTACATGATTCAGGTAAATAAAAGTCCCGAGACGGCCGATTctgatggctgatgctgtTCCTGGTTTAGTCCCTTggcagtactccgtaatttGATGAGTTCCAATCCACGCCTCAGCTAGGGATGAATGAACATTCTGACTCAAGTATGTTACAATCAGGATAACAATAATGGAGAACCAGAATGCGATGCTCTCAGTACATGTCCAGATGCATTATGGTTGTCTTCCAACTTGTCCAACAGGAGTAGTTACTGTAGTACAGtcggcggaggaggacgaacGGTGCCAAGTGGAGCGAGCGAAAAGCCGGCAAGTTGGCACGCGACGAAGGGGCACTAAATCCATGGctcttcatcaaagtcaCATCCTTGTCTGCCGTTCTGGGAGATTGTCCTAATCGATCAGGACGAGTGCGAACTACGAaccctcttttcccttcttctcctgacCTCTTACCATGATGGCGTGGATAGTTCAGTCCCTCAGAATGTAACACTCCGCCTGCATTCATTTCTTCAACCGCGGATTCCCTCTTATCCCTCTATCACTCCTTGCCTTGTCACCCCTATCACCAACTGGCCTACTCCAGCTTCAAGTGGATCATCTCCCTTGGCGCCCCCCCGTTCTGGGAGAACGGTGGGGAGTTGTCGGATCAACCACTGGGAACTGACTTGGACCATTGCGCCATTGCGATGCTTCCAACTTTCTACTCAAACTATCTATTCTCTGATTTGACCTCGTCTAGTCCTTCTtagtctttctttcttgctCTCGCTCGAATTTCTCATTCTCTATCTAATCTAATCTTATTCCATTAACTGTCACACCCTCATATACTTACGCTACACCTGACAGCCGTAGGCACCGCAGTCTAATTAATTATACCTACTGATTCAGGGCTCGCGATCACGACATCTTCCATTTACTCTCAATCGAACCGCTGCATATTCAGTATCCGGGTGAAGGTTATTCTGGGCCATTCACTGTCGAGCAATCCAGCGCGCATTCCGACAATCCAGGATGCAAACAGAGACGTGACATCCGCCGGCCCCAGATACGCCTTCCTGACCACTTTGATACTCAGTAATCCACAGCAGACATGATCCCAAGGATTTTACGCCTCATCGTCCTTGCGATATGGTCAGCAGAGGCCGTGGCATCGCCCGTCCGTTCCTCCGACCAGGACCACAGCAATGTCAATCATGGCAAGATCCTTACTCACGAACCTGAATACGATCCCCTGTGGGAGAAGTACGGCCTAAACAAGTCGCAAGAATTTAAGTACTTTCATGAACCAGgtaatgatgatatcctggGACACTACGATACGCGCTTTTTCACAGAACCGGTTCCGGACAAAGAGCGCTCCGAGACCATGACGCATATGATTCGCGCCTATCTCAACTTCTTCAATGAGCGTGGCCTGGAGACGTGGATTGCGCATGGAACCTTACTCGGGTGGTGGTGGAATGGCAAGGTACTTTTTGCGCCTAGAAGTTTAGGGACTGTAGCTAATGCCGGCGACGGGGGTGTAGGTTCTACCCTGGGATTGGGACATCGACACACAAGTGCTGGATACCACCCTGCTGCGCCTGGCTGACCAGTTCAACCAAACCGTCGTCCACTACACGGCTGCCGACTCCAGCGTGGAGCGGAGCTACCTCCTGGACGTCAACCCCTGGGCTCGACAGCGCGAACGCGGCCAGGGACTCAATATTATCGATGCGCGGTGGATCGACAGGCGGACGGGTCTCTATATTGATATCACAGGACTGAGTAGGCTGGAACCGGAGAAACCCAGTCTATGGCAGGATAAAAACGACCACAAGTATCAGACAGGGGACATTTACCCCCTGCGCAAGACGACTTTTGAAGGAGTACCGGCCAAGATCCCCTTCGACTACGACTCTGTCTTAATCAAAGAATATACTCAGGAAGCGTTGACGAGCACCAAATTCCACAAGTACGTATCCTCCGGAATTTTTTTGACTCTGAATCTCGTGACTAATTGAGACAGCCATACATGGTATCCTGACTTGGAACAATGGGTTTCCGATCACGACGAGATCGCCAAAGGCAAGCTGAATGACGATCGTCAATATGAGAGGCGGTAATTGCGACATCGTTCTCCTTAGAAGCAACCAAGTTATCACAGATATGGCCATTATCTTCACATACCCTGGACATTGATCTTCATTCGCATATAGCATTTTGTCCGCTGATCTACAGAGGGGTTTTACGTGCTTCTCGGGATTTACTTCTGGCGCACGGGCTGGTGTTTCGGTGTTCTTTGACATTTCCTGCTGGTGTATTCTATATCTCACAGCCTGTACATAGCTCAGACGCGTTCAGCATTACCTCGTCGCGTAACCTACCTAACGATTCTCGAAAGGCCCGTTGAATTCAAACTTGAGTGTTCCAGACCGTACGTAAAAGTTTCCCCAGGGGTGTCTCACGCAATCGTTCGCCAAATACCAAAATACCGAAAACAGCATAGCGATCGACCCCAGACACTAGTGCACTGGTTAGAGTACTCTAGATTGCGCTGATCCCACGAGCTCAGGGGTCTGTTTGTCGGCTTGAGGATTCAGGAGTCGGAGGTCAAGCAATGGAAGTCATGTGATCCTATCGGCTTATCGCTTATCTCCGGCTGACAAACGCAATCGCCGTGGAACGTAATCGAAGTGTTGCCTCCAGCATCTATTCAACTCCAATCTTGCACCCAGTCCCTTCGCTCCTTTCAAAGATCGGGCTCCTCTTGTCTCGAAGAGCTGCATCATGACGGACTCATCAACGCCAGATATGACCTTAACGGTCCACCACCATGGCAAACCACACACCTTCACCCTGGCCCCGGACGCAACACTGCAAGACCTCTCCTCCACCATCGCCGACACCCTCAACATCCCAATCGAGAACCAGAAAATCCTCATCGCCCCGAAACCAGGCATGCAGAAGCACCCCTTCGCGCCGACCCCGCTCTcaaccctcctccccctcaccTCTCCCAAATTCAAACTCACCCTCCTCGGCACCCCAGCCCAGGAAATCGAATCCCTGAACGCCCAAACAGCCGAAACCCGCCGCCGCCTTGAAGCCCgcgccgccgctgccgcaAAACACCGCACCCGGCGCCCCGCTCCCAGCATCGCAGGGGGCATCCACACCCTCTCAAGCGCCGGCAGCAACACCTACACCTTCCACCGGCTCCTCCCGCTCTCATACCTGCCCAATCCGTCGCGGTCGCTGGAGTTTCTGGCCCGCCTGCGTGACGACCCGGGCATCCGCGCCGCCATGGCAAAGCACCGCTTCTCGGTCCCGCTGctgacggagatggatccgGCCGAGCATACCACGAGCGAATCCCGCACGCTCGGTCTGAATCGGAATAAAGGCGAGGTGATCGAGCTGCGGCTGCGCACGGATGCGTACGACGGATACCGCGATTACCGGACGATTCGCAAGACGCTGTGCCATGAGCTGGCGCACTGTGTGTTTAGCGAGCATGATCGGGATTTCTGGGATTTGACGGCGCAGATCGAGAAGGAGGTGGAGCGGGCGGATTGGAAGCATGGGGGAAGGAGGTTAACGGATGAAGAGTTTTATAATCCCGGGGACTGGGAGCGGGAGAAAGATGCGGCTGTGGTGGATGAGAGGGGGTGGACGGGGGGCGAGTTTGTGCTAGGGGGGTTGAGGGATGAGAGCAGTGGTGTAGAAAGTCGACGGGAGATTATAGCTCGcgcggcggaggagaggatgcgcagagagagggagagagaaggggCACAGGGAGGTGATAGATGAGATCTCTTCAGAAGATGGACCGACGACATGACAAATGATGTAACGATTTGATCTGAATACCCTTGCATATTGCATTTGCATTTACATTTGGAAAGATTGAAGATAGATATATACATTAAACCTGCTCGTTCACAAACAAACCAGCCATTCCCTGGCCAGTGCCGATGCACATACTCGTAACCAGGATCTTGCTCTTCGTCCGCCGCGCTTCGCTGAGAATTGTGCAGATCTGACGGGCACCCGTCGCGCCCAACGGGTGGCCGAGCGCAATCGCACCACCGCGCGGGTTGACCTTGGCATGGTCCAGGCCGAGGTTCTTCAGGCAGTACACAGCCATCGAGGCAAAGGCCTCGTTGATCTCGTAGATGTCAATGTCGTCCTTGCTGAGGTTGAACTTGGACAGCAACTTGGGGATCGCCGCGGTGGGACCGATGCCCATCACGCGCGGCGGCACACCGGCGACAGTCGCGCCGCAGAACTTGGCCAGGATGGGCTGGTTGAGCTCGATGGCCTTGGAGCGGCGCATGAGTAGGATAGCAGCAGCTAACAAATTTTTTATTTCCATCAGTACATCGACATCGGATGCAGTGCAAGGGTTGCATGGCTTACCTCCATCAGTAACCTGACTGGCATTACCGCCCGTCGTCCGGGTTCCAAACTGCGGGAACGCAGGCCGGATCTTGCTCAGCGCTTCAACAGTGGTACCATACCGAATGCCCTCGTCGCGGGTAAGGGTCACAGTCTTGACCTCTCCAGTCTTGGGATCCTTCACCTTAGTCGTGATGGGGACGATCTCATCATCGAACCAGCCCGCCTTCTGCGCCGCCTCGGCCCGCCGGAACGACTCCGCCGCGTACGTATCCTGCATCTCGCGCGTGATGTTGAAGTCCGCGCCCACGTTCTCCGACGTCTGGCCCATCGGCTGCATGCAGTCCGCCGCTTCCTGGTTCTTGAGCACCTCCTCGTTGAACGGCCGCGGCAGCCGGTCGCCGCCTGCAGACATCAGCTCCGCGCCGACCGCGATGCCCACGTCGATCGCGCCCAGCTGGATCTGGTTCGCGATGTCTTGCACGGCCTTCAGCCCAGAGGAGCAGAACCGGTTGACCGACGACGCGCCGGCTGTGTGGGGGATGCCGGCGGCGAGGGCGGCCGCGCGCACGAGGTAGGCCGCTTTGCCGTCGTTGACCTGGTACCTGTTAAttgggttttttttttcctgcGTAGAATTGAAACAAAAGTAGGAAACATACATTGCCCAGACAGACGTCCTCGATGAGGGCAGGATCGAGCTTCGACTTCTGCACTACCTCCTTCAATAGAGCGTAGATCATGTAGTCCAGGTCGGTGTCCTTGAAGCCGCCCTTGGCGGCCTTGGTAAGTGGcgtccgcagcgcaagggTGATGACAACGTCATCGGGGTTCTTCTGTGTGCTAGCCGTTGGTCAGTATTATGAACCGCGGTCGGTCGGGCTAAGGATGAAGCATACATGGCGGAGACTCCGCTTCCCCCGGAAGGGCGAAGGTGGTTCAGAAGTGAGCTTAGGCGATCTGCGGCCATTGTGACGGTATTTCTATGGCTGTAAGTGTGAGGTCGACAGTGGACTGAATATTATAGAGCACAACGGTGAGTGGCAAAGCAAGGATCAAGGTGATCATTAATCACCAGGGGTCTGCGGGGAAGCTCAAGTATGCGGAGCTCTAACTAATGGGTAGACTCGGTGCAAATCTGGTATGACTTACGGGGTATATATTCAAATGTCAAGactgaaggaggaagggaaATGCAGGAGATTTCTTGAGCAAAGAATCAGAAGATATTCAAGTGTTATGGAAAAGAGGCAAAAAGTTGAGGTTTATCTACTGCTGCAAAGCCGAGCGGGAGCCGAGGCTCATCATGTCCAAGCACATCCGACAAGTACCCAGACTTTTGATTCACCGCACCCAATAGGTGGTTGGTGCACCTGGTACAGTGTCTTTTTACTTCTCTTACCCGAGTCTATGCGATTCTCAAGGTTAAAGCGAGCTTCGTGTTCGTTTTATAATCAGAAACTCGCTCCGAAACAATTGGGTAGCCTATTATCTACATACGCGTCGTCGGAAATTAAAGCAACTAAAATGATACCCAAACTATAACGCCAAAGACCACGAACTCCATCCAGCCAAGATCCAACTATTCCGTACAAATGCCCTAGTATCCCGGTCCATGGCTTCAGCTATCTTTCTGCACCTCAAAATCTGTGGTGGCCCAAGTCTTCGTTGCTAACGACACTACCAACCTCCGACCAACTGGCGGGAGTGGCTGCACCATCCATGGACCTTCCGAGGTCACTGAGAGTGCCATCTGACGTTGCATCCTCGGCCGACTCATAAACGTGGCTGAAACTATCAGCAGTAGACGGCGTAGATGAACGTTCTTGCTGCTCGAAACCCGTGGAATTCAGTTCCGACAGGTCAGAGAACGGCGATCGGAGCTCACGATTGCTGTCTATAAGTGATGATTCAGGGTGCTCAAAGATGGTTTGAGATCCTTCCTCGGTGTGACTCGACGCAGACATTTGTTCTTGATCCGTTGCGGAAGA
The DNA window shown above is from Aspergillus fumigatus Af293 chromosome 1, whole genome shotgun sequence and carries:
- the kat1 gene encoding putative 3-ketoacyl-CoA ketothiolase (Kat1) translates to MAADRLSSLLNHLRPSGGSGVSAITQKNPDDVVITLALRTPLTKAAKGGFKDTDLDYMIYALLKEVVQKSKLDPALIEDVCLGNVNDGKAAYLVRAAALAAGIPHTAGASSVNRFCSSGLKAVQDIANQIQLGAIDVGIAVGAELMSAGGDRLPRPFNEEVLKNQEAADCMQPMGQTSENVGADFNITREMQDTYAAESFRRAEAAQKAGWFDDEIVPITTKVKDPKTGEVKTVTLTRDEGIRYGTTVEALSKIRPAFPQFGTRTTGGNASQVTDGAAAILLMRRSKAIELNQPILAKFCGATVAGVPPRVMGIGPTAAIPKLLSKFNLSKDDIDIYEINEAFASMAVYCLKNLGLDHAKVNPRGGAIALGHPLGATGARQICTILSEARRTKSKILVTSMCIGTGQGMAGLFVNEQV